A genome region from Bacteroidota bacterium includes the following:
- a CDS encoding T9SS type A sorting domain-containing protein, translating to MNRKLLIGVVVLLTLGISGVYFFGKDKVTDDAMYLTAEEVSEYQQLLKLKSKLDPDSPEGIRNAARVRTLEKIRLGEAKAEAPHQFARILHEMRIPYGEAVHAYPPNHKMTELTKARYSAPTSPNILTWISRGPGNVPGRARGIVVDPADPNYNTWYFGSVGGGVWKTTNAGASWRELTANMPNLAASVIIQSPSNPNIMYVGTGESMFSVDVVNGDGILKSTDRGETWFQLTSTINNDNFNNIARMIVHPQNPDVVLAATSSGRYKQNTVNKSGIYKSTNGGVSWYQVYLETDIGTFDRVKKVLQIIETPGNFDIQYAAIDEKGIIKSTDAGETWFLSSSGINDQTGRYELAIAPSNVNKIYAASEGTPNSNLYVTTNAGASWTLTTVSGTNVNWLSSQGWYDNTIVVHPTNENRVYVGGVNLYVITMISETQRTIASMSAGAVHVDHHNLMIIPKPNNSFRIINANDGGMGISTDSSTGWINPGNGMITSQFYGVDKRPGASAYFGGMQDNGTWRSPIDPNALTGWTSQIGGDGYETSWHFDDPLRLIGGSQYNGLRRSTNGGSSFVSATSGLATGSGNAPFITKIAKTNMEPDLLFAVGASGVYRSTNFGQNWVLTSIPSGTWGAISSFHDVRISRSNPDIVWAGSRMDATGKIHLSTNRGVTFTPVPDFTGTTMGGISGLATHPWEDSTAYVLFSFAQKPKILRTTNLGQTWEDISGYIPGPSSNNGFPDVAVYDLLVLPHTPNVLWAGTEIGLFESTNNGTSWHLANNGMPAACIWFMTHVEDEVVLATHGRGIWSVNIPGLAGGQTFKPLLGTMAQAPDGMLSIPVTLRGLYDSTIVAINDTPFVKLGANPVAMRDTIVKYPVLQARTLTVSVASYKGGVVYPSIARSIAVIVIAPARSAYSNTFNAATSDFTGTGFSVTTPTGFTDGGIHTAHPYGNNLNNTYTLTIPIIVAPTNAYLAYDNVALVEPGEPGAPFGDPSFYDYVIVEGTRDGINWIPLANGYDATYDPAWLNAYNTSTPGNATMFRHHELNLRDVFNTGENIFVRFRLYTDAGVTGWGWAIDNLEIQERITDVAEGNGGPSRFALEQNFPNPFNPETRISYQLPRQENAVLKIFSINGQEIRTLVNETQRAGTYTVAWDGKNAKGMPVASGIYFYRLTAGTFAEARKMVLTR from the coding sequence ATGAACCGGAAGCTACTCATCGGAGTTGTTGTTCTGCTAACGCTCGGCATTTCGGGTGTGTATTTTTTTGGCAAAGACAAGGTCACTGATGACGCCATGTATCTGACGGCGGAGGAAGTGAGTGAGTATCAGCAATTGCTGAAACTCAAATCCAAACTCGATCCCGATTCGCCCGAAGGAATCCGGAATGCTGCCCGGGTCAGGACGCTTGAAAAGATCCGGCTGGGCGAAGCAAAGGCGGAAGCACCACACCAGTTTGCCCGCATTCTGCACGAAATGCGCATCCCGTACGGCGAGGCGGTTCACGCGTATCCTCCAAACCACAAAATGACGGAGCTGACAAAAGCACGCTACAGCGCGCCGACTTCTCCAAACATTCTTACCTGGATCAGTCGGGGGCCGGGCAATGTTCCGGGTCGGGCAAGAGGTATCGTCGTCGATCCGGCAGACCCGAATTATAATACGTGGTATTTTGGCTCGGTCGGAGGGGGCGTCTGGAAAACCACAAATGCTGGGGCAAGCTGGCGTGAGTTGACGGCGAATATGCCGAACCTTGCCGCCTCCGTGATTATCCAATCTCCCTCCAACCCGAATATCATGTACGTCGGAACAGGAGAGAGTATGTTCAGTGTGGATGTCGTGAATGGAGATGGAATTCTCAAGTCCACAGATCGCGGCGAAACGTGGTTTCAACTTACCAGCACGATCAACAACGATAACTTCAACAACATTGCCCGGATGATTGTCCACCCGCAGAACCCGGATGTTGTTTTGGCGGCAACCTCATCGGGACGCTACAAACAGAACACCGTGAACAAGTCGGGTATTTATAAATCGACAAACGGCGGTGTGAGTTGGTATCAAGTGTATCTTGAGACTGATATCGGGACGTTCGACCGCGTAAAGAAAGTACTTCAGATAATTGAAACACCCGGCAACTTTGATATTCAATATGCGGCAATCGATGAAAAGGGGATCATTAAGTCGACGGATGCCGGAGAGACGTGGTTCCTTTCGTCAAGCGGCATCAATGATCAGACGGGGAGATACGAGCTTGCGATTGCCCCATCGAACGTGAATAAGATCTACGCGGCCTCGGAAGGGACGCCGAATTCCAATCTCTATGTTACCACCAATGCAGGGGCCAGTTGGACTCTCACAACTGTAAGCGGCACGAACGTGAATTGGCTTTCATCGCAAGGCTGGTATGATAACACGATTGTTGTACATCCGACAAACGAGAACCGCGTGTACGTCGGCGGCGTGAATCTCTATGTGATCACGATGATCTCTGAGACCCAGCGTACGATTGCCTCCATGTCTGCCGGCGCAGTTCACGTTGATCATCATAACCTCATGATTATACCGAAGCCGAACAATTCATTCCGTATTATCAATGCGAATGATGGAGGTATGGGAATTTCTACCGATAGCTCAACGGGCTGGATTAATCCCGGCAATGGTATGATCACGAGCCAATTCTACGGCGTTGATAAACGTCCCGGCGCCAGTGCCTACTTCGGCGGTATGCAGGACAACGGGACGTGGCGCTCGCCCATCGATCCGAATGCCTTGACGGGATGGACATCCCAAATCGGCGGTGACGGATACGAAACCTCTTGGCACTTCGACGATCCGTTGAGACTCATCGGCGGCTCGCAGTACAACGGCTTGCGACGATCAACGAACGGCGGATCGAGTTTTGTTTCCGCAACAAGCGGATTGGCAACGGGTTCGGGCAATGCGCCGTTCATCACAAAAATTGCCAAGACAAACATGGAACCCGATTTGCTGTTCGCAGTCGGCGCCAGCGGCGTGTACCGTTCGACCAATTTCGGTCAGAACTGGGTGTTGACTTCAATTCCCAGCGGCACCTGGGGGGCAATCAGTTCTTTCCACGATGTCAGAATTTCGCGCTCCAATCCGGATATCGTGTGGGCCGGTTCGCGAATGGATGCGACAGGCAAGATCCATCTTTCAACGAACCGGGGAGTGACGTTCACACCCGTTCCCGACTTCACGGGAACAACAATGGGGGGCATTTCCGGACTTGCAACGCATCCGTGGGAGGATTCGACAGCCTATGTTCTCTTCAGTTTTGCACAGAAACCAAAGATTCTGCGCACAACCAATCTCGGTCAAACGTGGGAAGATATCAGCGGGTACATACCCGGCCCTTCGAGCAACAACGGCTTCCCCGACGTTGCTGTGTATGATCTTCTTGTCCTTCCGCATACGCCGAACGTTTTGTGGGCGGGAACGGAGATCGGTTTGTTTGAATCCACGAACAACGGCACAAGCTGGCATCTTGCCAATAACGGTATGCCTGCAGCCTGCATTTGGTTTATGACGCATGTTGAGGATGAAGTTGTGCTTGCGACGCACGGCAGAGGAATCTGGAGCGTGAACATACCGGGTCTTGCTGGAGGTCAAACGTTCAAGCCGCTGCTTGGAACGATGGCGCAGGCACCGGACGGGATGCTTTCAATTCCCGTGACGTTGCGCGGGCTGTATGACTCGACCATCGTTGCCATCAACGACACTCCGTTCGTCAAGCTCGGAGCCAATCCTGTTGCGATGCGCGATACCATTGTCAAATATCCTGTCCTTCAAGCTCGCACGCTGACGGTCTCAGTGGCTTCCTATAAAGGGGGAGTTGTGTACCCCTCTATCGCAAGGAGTATCGCAGTTATTGTGATTGCCCCTGCGCGGTCCGCCTACTCGAATACATTCAATGCTGCAACAAGTGATTTCACAGGGACTGGATTCAGTGTTACGACGCCGACAGGATTTACGGACGGCGGAATTCACACCGCCCATCCCTATGGCAACAATCTCAACAACACGTATACGCTTACAATCCCGATTATAGTTGCGCCAACAAACGCATATCTTGCATATGATAACGTCGCCCTTGTTGAACCCGGTGAACCGGGCGCTCCGTTTGGCGATCCGTCCTTCTACGATTATGTTATTGTCGAAGGAACGCGGGACGGTATTAACTGGATTCCGCTGGCAAACGGCTACGATGCAACATACGACCCGGCGTGGTTGAATGCGTACAATACGTCAACCCCCGGGAACGCGACAATGTTTCGCCATCACGAACTGAATCTCCGCGATGTATTCAATACCGGCGAGAACATCTTTGTCCGGTTCCGGCTTTATACGGATGCGGGAGTCACCGGCTGGGGCTGGGCAATTGACAATCTCGAAATTCAGGAGCGGATTACAGATGTTGCAGAAGGGAACGGTGGGCCGTCCCGCTTTGCCCTCGAACAGAATTTTCCGAACCCCTTCAATCCCGAAACGCGTATCAGCTACCAGTTACCGCGACAGGAAAACGCGGTATTGAAAATCTTTAGTATCAACGGACAGGAAATCCGGACACTCGTCAACGAAACGCAACGTGCCGGAACATACACCGTAGCGTGGGATGGTAAGAACGCAAAAGGAATGCCGGTTGCCAGCGGAATCTACTTTTATCGACTGACAGCAGGCACGTTTGCGGAGGCGCGGAAGATGGTCTTGACGCGATAG
- a CDS encoding T9SS type A sorting domain-containing protein, with the protein MAYVANPLDSGSTPFGVSLLDPSSSARITFQRFPLSGIPNSDAATYDMMSSGGIAPDEFPSLSDTRFLLAIGPFHLAPYDTMRFALAIVCAYNLTGLQSTAIQALNLYNSFVLSTPSTENGVPSEFFLAQNYPNPFNPTTTITYQLPVVADVTLTVYDMLGREVATLVNGRRNAGNHSVQFDATGQASGVYFYKLQAGSFVQTKRMLLVR; encoded by the coding sequence ATGGCATACGTTGCCAATCCGCTTGATTCCGGCTCGACGCCATTTGGTGTCAGCTTGTTGGATCCCTCCTCTTCGGCGCGCATTACGTTTCAGAGGTTTCCTCTTTCCGGTATACCAAACTCGGATGCAGCAACTTACGATATGATGAGTTCCGGCGGGATAGCGCCCGATGAATTCCCGTCCTTGTCCGACACGCGTTTTCTTCTCGCTATTGGTCCGTTCCACCTCGCGCCGTACGATACGATGCGGTTCGCCTTGGCAATTGTGTGTGCGTACAACTTAACGGGATTGCAGAGCACGGCTATTCAGGCGCTGAATTTGTACAACAGTTTTGTTCTCTCCACTCCATCAACAGAGAACGGCGTGCCGTCAGAGTTCTTCCTCGCTCAGAATTATCCAAATCCCTTCAATCCCACCACGACCATCACGTATCAACTGCCGGTCGTGGCGGACGTTACGCTCACGGTGTACGATATGTTGGGGCGGGAGGTGGCGACGTTGGTGAACGGGAGAAGAAACGCAGGCAACCATTCGGTTCAGTTCGACGCAACCGGGCAGGCGAGCGGGGTGTATTTCTACAAGTTGCAGGCGGGATCGTTCGTGCAAACAAAGCGGATGCTTCTCGTACGTTAG
- a CDS encoding T9SS type A sorting domain-containing protein — protein MSSGTIAPDDFPSLYNAQILLAIGPFFLQPSDTLRFAVAIMCAYTLTGLQNAAAQALNLYNSLILSTPSTENGVPSEFFLAQNYPNPFNPTTTITYKLPTAAGVTLTVYDMLGREVATLVDEVKTAGEYAVQFNTSGLASGVYFYRLSIPGSVATRKMMVVK, from the coding sequence ATGAGTTCCGGGACTATTGCCCCTGATGACTTCCCGTCACTCTACAACGCTCAAATTCTCCTTGCTATCGGCCCGTTCTTCTTGCAGCCCTCCGATACATTGAGGTTTGCCGTAGCAATTATGTGCGCATATACCTTAACGGGATTGCAGAACGCCGCTGCTCAGGCATTGAACTTATATAACAGTCTGATTCTTTCCACTCCATCAACAGAAAACGGCGTGCCGTCAGAGTTCTTCCTCGCTCAGAATTATCCCAACCCGTTCAATCCCACCACGACCATCACGTACAAACTGCCAACAGCGGCAGGTGTCACGCTCACGGTGTACGATATGTTGGGGCGGGAGGTGGCGACGTTGGTAGATGAAGTGAAGACTGCTGGTGAGTATGCGGTACAATTTAATACTTCGGGATTGGCCAGCGGCGTCTATTTTTACAGACTTTCGATTCCCGGCTCTGTTGCGACGCGCAAGATGATGGTCGTGAAGTAA
- a CDS encoding S8 family peptidase: MKTISLILLLCGAFSAFSQSSRIDFRFDFLKRQAEAAGQVDVPVSATIRFSEKPDEALLQLVERSGVRFVMYNGKRLGSETVFPVEVTFDDMQKLDRVHGIIAVQPSWRPVRVPPLDVSRPQIQADTVWQRNDQLGRKITGKGAIIADFDTGVDFFHPMLFFADGDTLNWLDVNSNSVFDPGTDAVDLNGNGIADPGEILRYREISYSGNTGGVYDVNLDFLYNDANNDGTRNSGTGAGFTEASPTYGEQWFIALDANGNNRLNVGEKLVGLKTSKIRAIRETSGVVRRRGIDLINANPDTGPYGGHGTSVAGIAVGGIEGVHRLAGIAPGADMIFGSIEYNNTPRFFTGLAAMMAWAAAEGADVFLVEDGEWVWEYLDGSSNEEIMINEYAANGIVQVMPAGNLTGGFMQKTVTVNASDSTTITFTGGSSSQVWPSVRWMGNASDVTVSLQVASSSFVPLPGDGSTITIGTKSVYSNKGTSSRNTTMMAVYIASSGSTTYNLRVVNTSGTAKRIDCMLGDNGFSWSGLARWSSPSEDNTATWPSTADSAIGVGAYKNKSNDTNINTFSGKGTRLDGFRIVDVASPGSTVYTIGRNVTYTGFGGTSSAGPHVAGAAALLLQADTTLRHRHVKALLQAGAIADQYTGTVPNTTWGFGKLRIANSLNLIVTDVTGIPELPAAFILSQNYPNPFNPTTNIKYQIPNTNHVTLKVFDLLGREVATLVDEVKTAGEYAVQFNTSGLASGVYFYRLSIPGSVATRKMMVVK; this comes from the coding sequence ATGAAAACCATTTCTCTCATTTTGCTATTGTGCGGAGCCTTCTCCGCCTTCTCTCAATCATCTCGTATTGACTTTCGATTCGATTTTCTGAAACGTCAGGCCGAGGCAGCGGGACAGGTTGATGTGCCGGTTTCTGCCACGATCAGATTTTCGGAAAAGCCGGATGAGGCCCTGCTTCAACTTGTGGAACGGTCGGGAGTACGTTTTGTGATGTACAACGGAAAGCGGCTCGGTTCCGAGACAGTCTTTCCCGTTGAAGTTACGTTTGATGATATGCAGAAGCTTGATCGTGTTCACGGAATTATTGCCGTTCAACCTTCGTGGCGTCCCGTCCGAGTTCCTCCGCTCGATGTCAGCCGTCCGCAAATTCAGGCCGATACTGTCTGGCAGCGCAACGATCAGCTTGGAAGAAAAATCACCGGGAAAGGCGCGATCATTGCCGACTTCGATACGGGTGTGGATTTCTTTCACCCGATGCTCTTCTTCGCCGATGGCGATACGCTCAACTGGCTCGATGTCAACAGTAACAGCGTATTCGATCCGGGAACTGATGCCGTAGACTTGAATGGAAACGGAATTGCCGATCCGGGCGAAATCCTCCGATACCGTGAAATCTCCTACTCCGGCAATACAGGCGGTGTGTACGACGTGAATCTCGATTTTCTCTACAATGATGCGAACAACGACGGCACGAGAAACTCCGGTACCGGTGCCGGATTCACCGAAGCATCGCCGACGTACGGTGAGCAGTGGTTCATTGCGCTTGATGCAAACGGCAACAATCGACTGAATGTGGGGGAGAAGTTGGTCGGATTGAAGACATCGAAGATCCGGGCAATCAGAGAAACAAGCGGAGTTGTACGGCGACGCGGAATTGATTTGATCAATGCGAATCCTGATACCGGCCCGTACGGCGGACACGGAACTTCGGTTGCGGGAATTGCCGTCGGCGGAATCGAAGGTGTTCACCGTCTCGCCGGAATTGCCCCCGGTGCCGACATGATTTTCGGATCAATCGAGTACAACAACACTCCCCGTTTCTTTACCGGACTGGCGGCTATGATGGCATGGGCCGCGGCTGAGGGCGCCGATGTGTTTTTGGTGGAGGATGGAGAATGGGTGTGGGAGTATCTGGACGGTTCGTCGAACGAAGAAATCATGATCAACGAGTATGCGGCGAACGGCATCGTACAAGTAATGCCTGCCGGCAATCTCACCGGCGGATTTATGCAGAAAACAGTCACGGTCAATGCCAGCGACTCGACAACGATTACCTTCACGGGCGGTTCGTCATCGCAAGTATGGCCTTCAGTCAGATGGATGGGAAACGCGAGTGATGTTACCGTATCGCTCCAAGTTGCATCGAGCAGCTTTGTGCCGCTGCCGGGTGACGGTTCGACGATCACGATCGGGACTAAATCCGTTTACTCCAACAAAGGTACGTCATCACGCAACACCACAATGATGGCTGTGTATATCGCATCAAGCGGCTCGACGACGTACAATCTTCGCGTTGTCAATACAAGCGGTACGGCGAAGCGCATTGATTGTATGTTGGGCGACAACGGATTCAGTTGGAGCGGCTTGGCGCGTTGGAGTTCTCCCTCCGAAGACAATACGGCAACATGGCCCTCCACCGCCGATAGCGCCATCGGCGTAGGCGCGTACAAGAACAAATCCAACGACACCAACATCAATACCTTCAGCGGAAAAGGAACCCGTCTCGACGGCTTCCGCATTGTTGACGTTGCCTCGCCCGGCAGTACAGTGTACACCATCGGGCGCAACGTAACGTACACCGGGTTCGGAGGAACAAGCTCGGCCGGGCCTCATGTTGCCGGTGCAGCGGCACTTCTGCTTCAAGCCGACACCACACTGCGACACAGGCACGTCAAGGCGCTTCTGCAAGCCGGCGCCATCGCCGATCAGTACACCGGAACCGTTCCCAACACAACGTGGGGGTTCGGCAAACTGCGCATTGCCAATTCGTTGAACCTGATCGTAACGGATGTGACCGGGATTCCCGAACTTCCCGCTGCATTCATTCTTTCTCAAAACTATCCCAACCCGTTCAACCCGACAACAAACATCAAATACCAAATCCCGAATACCAACCATGTGACGCTGAAGGTGTTTGACCTTCTCGGTCGGGAAGTAGCGACATTGGTAGATGAAGTAAAGACGGCTGGTGAGTATGCGGTACAATTCAATACTTCGGGATTGGCCAGCGGCGTCTATTTTTACAGACTTTCGATTCCCGGCTCTGTTGCGACCCGTAAGATGATGGTCGTGAAGTAA